The following coding sequences are from one Rutidosis leptorrhynchoides isolate AG116_Rl617_1_P2 chromosome 11, CSIRO_AGI_Rlap_v1, whole genome shotgun sequence window:
- the LOC139874425 gene encoding protein ALP1-like: MALQLVKSRFQHIGGLPNCCGAVETTHLKMNPSEDETEPRLWFDRARYYSMTLQAIVDPMMRFVDLLIGMTGSMANDDVLQESEFFKLAQKGEKFYANVIEFSDGTKVGEYIIGGSSFQLLSWLITPFQDAETRDQTKFNRKHFETRWAAEQALTKLKDDWAAIDGSMWQPDRHKLPLIAVACCILHNIKIEIEGDGNSCVSDKFDHDPKYPQEMSGLVDKEAAVVRDKISFYLADKLED; this comes from the coding sequence AACTGTTGTGGGGCAGTCGAAACAACTCATTTGAAAATGAACCCGAGTGAAGACGAAACTGAACCCCGATTGTGGTTCGATCGGGCTAGATACTACAGTATGACATTACAGGCTATAGTAGACCCCATGATGCGTTTTGTAGACTTGTTGATCGGTATGACCGGAAGTATGGCTAATGATGACGTCCTTCAAGAATCGGAGTTCTTTAAATTGGCTCAAAAAGGGGAAAAGTTTTATGCGAATGTAATTGAGTTTTCTGATGGAACAAAAGTTGGTGAATATATAATTGGAGGGTCAAGTTTTCAGCTTTTATCATGGCTGATAACTCCATTTCAGGACGCAGAAACGAGAGATCAAACCAAGTTTAACCGTAAACATTTCGAAACAAGATGGGCTGCTGAACAGGCGTTAACGAAGTTGAAAGATGATTGGGCCGCGATTGATGGAAGCATGTGGCAGCCCGATAGACATAAGCTACCATTAATCGCAGTGGCTTGTTGTATACTACATAATATCAAGATTGAGATAGAAGGAGATGGGAATTCGTGTGTATCAGATAAGTTTGACCATGACCCGAAGTATCCGCAAGAGATGAGTGGATTAGTTGATAAAGAAGCTGCGGTTGTGAGAGACAAAATCTCTTTCTACTTGGCTGATAAACTTGAAGATTGA